The Novosphingobium terrae genome has a window encoding:
- a CDS encoding OmpP1/FadL family transporter — protein MMKAFATRRRKPTSDNRRLLLAGSLVGTMLGATPALAGGFYLQDQSTKASGRAFSGEVADQGAESLWWNPASIGGLEGGSAAISVTAILPRADVTNTGTLIVRPGQAPAAVGGDQTTHNPINNGVLPSGAIAHGIGSHLSLGLSITAPYNFTTQYSTTSWARYTAMTTRLRTIDIQPSIAAEVAPGLSLGAAVNVERASAYLSNALPNLSPLLPDGSQALKGSGWDVGYSLGAQYRHGPLSLGISYKSAITHTLDGSVTIGGLLGPLAGQNTTLNTTAKFTTPWQLNMGARYKITPGLTLNGSVTRFGWSEFQNIYLGSPLNTAMPENYRNTWSYAAGFDADLSPTWTVRAGVQRDMTPVRGEQRDARVPDSNRWNFAFGGTHAIGKAFKIDAAFNYLTLDNAPVNRTTAAYAGTVVQTPILVSGTVNSPHVFIFSLGGRLSF, from the coding sequence ATGATGAAGGCATTTGCCACCCGTCGGCGCAAGCCGACCTCTGACAATCGCCGTCTGCTGCTGGCCGGCAGCCTTGTGGGCACCATGCTGGGAGCGACCCCCGCGCTGGCCGGGGGCTTCTATCTTCAGGATCAATCGACCAAAGCTTCGGGCCGCGCCTTTTCGGGCGAAGTGGCCGATCAGGGGGCCGAAAGCCTCTGGTGGAACCCGGCCTCCATCGGCGGGCTGGAAGGCGGCAGCGCCGCGATCAGCGTAACGGCCATTCTGCCACGCGCCGATGTGACCAACACCGGCACGCTGATCGTGCGCCCGGGTCAGGCTCCCGCCGCTGTGGGCGGCGACCAGACGACGCATAATCCCATCAACAATGGCGTGCTGCCTTCGGGCGCGATCGCCCATGGCATCGGCTCGCATCTCTCGCTGGGTCTGTCGATCACCGCGCCTTACAACTTCACCACGCAATATTCGACGACCAGCTGGGCGCGCTACACCGCGATGACCACCCGCCTGCGCACCATCGATATCCAGCCCTCCATCGCGGCGGAAGTGGCGCCCGGCCTCAGCCTGGGTGCCGCGGTCAATGTCGAGCGGGCCAGCGCCTATCTCAGCAATGCCCTGCCCAATCTCTCGCCGCTGCTGCCCGATGGCAGTCAGGCGCTGAAGGGCAGCGGCTGGGATGTCGGCTATTCGCTGGGCGCGCAATATCGCCATGGGCCCTTGAGCCTTGGCATCAGCTACAAGTCGGCGATCACCCATACGCTGGATGGTTCGGTCACCATCGGCGGCCTGCTGGGGCCGCTGGCGGGGCAGAACACCACGCTCAACACCACGGCGAAGTTCACCACGCCCTGGCAGCTCAACATGGGCGCGCGCTACAAGATCACGCCCGGCCTGACCCTGAACGGCAGCGTCACCCGCTTCGGCTGGAGCGAGTTCCAGAACATCTATCTGGGTTCGCCTCTGAACACCGCCATGCCCGAGAATTATCGCAACACCTGGAGCTATGCGGCAGGCTTCGATGCCGATCTCTCGCCCACCTGGACCGTGCGCGCCGGTGTGCAGCGTGACATGACCCCCGTGCGCGGCGAGCAGCGCGACGCCCGCGTGCCGGACAGCAACCGCTGGAACTTCGCCTTTGGCGGCACCCATGCCATCGGCAAGGCCTTCAAGATCGACGCGGCCTTCAACTATCTGACGCTCGACAATGCGCCGGTCAACCGCACCACCGCCGCCTATGCGGGCACTGTGGTGCAGACGCCCATTCTGGTGAGCGGCACGGTCAATTCCCCGCATGTCTTCATCTTCTCGCTGGGCGGGCGTCTGAGTTTCTGA
- a CDS encoding thiolase family protein — MAELSQDVVIAGYARSPFHLAGKGALARTRPDDLAAAVVRALVERTGIDASALEDLVLGCAFPEGEQGFNVARLVGLLADLPLSVGGMTVNRFCGSSMSAIHYAAGQIALGAGQAFLCGGVESMSRVPMMGFNPLPNAELAKRSAAYIGMGDTAENVAKTYGISREQQEAFAVESQRKAAEAQAEGRLNDEIVPIATKAGVVDKDGCLRPGTTAEALASLKPAFSATGSVTAGTASPLTDGASAVLVTSSTFAGAHNLPLLARVKAVAISGCSPEIMGIGPVAASKKALERAGITAADLDVIELNEAFASQALACIADLGLDPAKVNIDGGAIAIGHPLGATGARIVGKVASLLARTGGRYALATQCIGGGQGIATVLEAV, encoded by the coding sequence ATGGCCGAGTTGAGCCAAGATGTGGTGATTGCTGGATACGCAAGGTCCCCGTTCCATCTGGCGGGCAAGGGCGCTCTGGCCCGCACCCGCCCTGACGATCTGGCCGCCGCCGTGGTGCGCGCGCTGGTCGAGCGGACCGGCATCGATGCCTCGGCGCTGGAGGATCTGGTGCTGGGCTGCGCCTTTCCCGAGGGCGAGCAGGGCTTCAACGTGGCCCGCCTTGTTGGCCTGCTGGCCGATCTGCCGCTCTCGGTGGGCGGCATGACGGTGAACCGCTTCTGCGGTTCCTCGATGAGCGCCATCCATTATGCGGCGGGGCAGATCGCTCTGGGCGCGGGGCAGGCGTTCCTGTGCGGCGGCGTCGAATCGATGAGCCGCGTGCCGATGATGGGCTTCAACCCGCTGCCCAATGCCGAGCTGGCCAAGCGCAGCGCCGCCTATATCGGCATGGGCGATACGGCTGAAAATGTGGCCAAAACCTATGGCATTTCGCGTGAACAGCAGGAAGCCTTCGCGGTGGAAAGTCAGCGCAAGGCCGCCGAGGCTCAGGCCGAAGGGCGCCTGAACGATGAGATCGTGCCCATCGCCACCAAGGCGGGCGTGGTCGACAAGGACGGCTGCCTGCGCCCCGGCACCACGGCGGAAGCGCTGGCCAGTCTGAAGCCGGCCTTCAGCGCGACGGGCAGCGTGACGGCGGGCACCGCCTCGCCGTTGACCGATGGCGCCAGTGCGGTGCTGGTGACCAGCAGCACCTTTGCGGGCGCTCACAATCTGCCGCTGCTGGCCCGCGTGAAGGCCGTGGCGATCAGCGGGTGCAGCCCGGAGATCATGGGCATCGGCCCTGTCGCGGCCAGCAAGAAGGCGCTGGAGCGTGCCGGAATCACCGCTGCCGATCTGGATGTGATCGAGCTGAATGAGGCTTTCGCCAGCCAGGCGCTGGCCTGCATCGCCGATCTGGGGCTCGATCCGGCCAAGGTGAACATCGATGGCGGCGCGATTGCCATCGGCCATCCGCTGGGCGCGACGGGCGCGCGCATTGTGGGCAAGGTGGCCTCGCTGCTGGCGCGGACGGGCGGGCGTTATGCGCTGGCCACGCAGTGCATCGGCGGCGGGCAGGGCATCGCCACGGTTCTGGAGGCTGTGTGA
- a CDS encoding acyl-CoA dehydrogenase C-terminal domain-containing protein codes for MQVYTAPLRDMRFVLHELHQGDGFGGLPGHEEFTPDLIDAVLEEAARVTQQVLLPINASGDAEGCHFENGVVRTPKGFQDAYRQFVEGGWSSLVAPPEWGGQGLPEAVGKMVEEMVCATNVAFSLYPGLTSGAIAALTTYASDELKQIWLPKMVSGEWSGSMCLTEAHCGTDLGLLRTKAVDQGDGTYKVSGSKIFISAGEHDLSGNIVHLVLARLADAPKGVKGISLFLVPKLLLDDNGQPAIRNGVACTGIEHKMGIKASATCQMQFEESLGWLVGEPNKGLEAMFTMMNAERVGVGIQGLGIGEAAYQSAVWYAKDRLQGRSLSGPKYPDKAADPIIVHPDVRRMLMTMRAYNEGCRALAGWISRALDAEKHAADPETKQRAEDFVALMTPVVKAMFTDLGLESASHAVQVYGGHGYIVESGVEQYLRDARISMIYEGTNGIQALDLIGRKLSAHMGRYLRSFFHPVSNFIEENAGESPIEPFITGLKRAFEALQGSTAIIAQRGLKDPEEAGAAATDYLRQLGLTAIAFCFAQSAKLAAEALASGTQEKEFYQAKITTARFFYDRILPQTAACYLAIKSGKGSMMALDEAQF; via the coding sequence ATGCAAGTCTACACCGCTCCGCTGCGCGACATGCGTTTCGTGCTTCATGAACTGCATCAGGGCGATGGCTTCGGCGGTCTGCCGGGCCATGAGGAGTTCACCCCGGACCTGATCGACGCCGTGCTGGAAGAAGCCGCGCGCGTCACCCAGCAGGTGCTGCTGCCCATCAACGCCAGCGGCGATGCCGAGGGCTGCCATTTCGAGAATGGCGTGGTGCGTACCCCCAAGGGCTTTCAGGACGCCTATCGCCAGTTCGTGGAGGGCGGCTGGTCCTCGCTGGTGGCGCCGCCCGAATGGGGCGGGCAGGGCCTGCCCGAAGCCGTCGGCAAGATGGTGGAGGAGATGGTCTGCGCCACCAATGTCGCCTTCAGCCTCTATCCGGGGCTGACCAGCGGGGCGATTGCTGCGCTCACCACCTATGCCAGTGATGAGTTGAAGCAGATCTGGCTGCCCAAGATGGTCTCGGGCGAATGGTCGGGCTCGATGTGCCTCACCGAAGCGCATTGCGGCACCGATCTGGGCCTGTTGCGCACCAAGGCGGTGGATCAGGGCGACGGCACCTACAAGGTTTCGGGTTCCAAGATCTTCATCTCGGCGGGTGAGCATGATCTGTCGGGCAACATCGTCCATCTGGTGCTGGCGCGTCTGGCCGATGCGCCCAAGGGGGTGAAGGGGATCAGCCTGTTCCTCGTCCCCAAGCTGCTGCTGGACGACAATGGCCAGCCTGCCATCCGCAATGGCGTGGCCTGTACCGGCATCGAGCACAAGATGGGCATCAAGGCCTCGGCCACCTGTCAGATGCAGTTCGAGGAGTCGCTCGGCTGGCTGGTGGGTGAGCCCAACAAGGGGCTGGAAGCCATGTTCACCATGATGAATGCCGAGCGCGTGGGCGTGGGCATTCAGGGGCTGGGCATCGGCGAGGCGGCTTATCAGTCCGCCGTGTGGTACGCCAAGGATCGCCTGCAGGGCCGCAGCCTGTCGGGCCCGAAATATCCTGACAAGGCCGCCGATCCGATCATCGTCCACCCCGACGTGCGCCGCATGCTGATGACGATGCGCGCCTACAATGAAGGGTGTCGCGCGCTTGCGGGCTGGATCAGCCGGGCGCTCGATGCCGAAAAGCATGCCGCCGATCCCGAGACCAAACAGCGCGCCGAGGATTTCGTGGCGCTGATGACGCCGGTGGTCAAGGCCATGTTCACCGATCTGGGTCTGGAAAGCGCCAGCCATGCGGTGCAGGTCTATGGCGGCCATGGCTACATCGTGGAAAGCGGGGTGGAGCAGTATCTGCGCGATGCCCGCATCAGCATGATCTATGAGGGCACCAATGGCATTCAGGCGCTCGATCTGATCGGCCGCAAGCTGAGCGCGCATATGGGCCGCTATCTGCGCAGCTTCTTCCATCCGGTCTCGAATTTTATCGAGGAGAACGCCGGGGAAAGCCCGATCGAGCCCTTTATCACCGGGCTGAAGCGCGCGTTTGAAGCCTTGCAGGGCTCCACCGCGATCATCGCCCAGCGCGGGCTCAAAGACCCCGAGGAAGCGGGCGCCGCCGCCACCGATTATCTGCGCCAGCTTGGCCTCACCGCCATCGCCTTCTGCTTTGCGCAATCCGCCAAGCTGGCGGCGGAGGCCTTGGCGTCCGGCACGCAGGAGAAGGAGTTCTATCAGGCCAAGATCACCACGGCCCGCTTCTTCTACGACCGTATCCTGCCGCAGACCGCCGCCTGCTATCTGGCGATCAAATCGGGCAAGGGCTCGATGATGGCGCTGGACGAGGCCCAATTCTGA
- a CDS encoding 3-hydroxyacyl-CoA dehydrogenase/enoyl-CoA hydratase family protein, translated as MSGVSKVCVIGAGTMGAGIAAQVANAGVPVLLLDMVTEGPDRSVVARKALERLGKSEPAAFMSKAAAKLVEVGNIEDDLAKVADCDWVIEAIIEKIEAKQALYERLEAVRKPGSAVSSNTSTMPLAVLTQGRSEAFQRDFLITHFFNPPRYMRLLEVVAGPQSDPALVAGISAFADRALGKSVVTARDTPGFIANRVGTFWLQSAVNAAFDLGVSVEDADAIAGKPMGVPKTGIFGLVDLVGIDLMPYLKTSLTRSLPQDDPYQAIAKDHPLILKMIADGYTGRKGKGGFYRINREAGKVKEAIDLATGDYRKAAKPVSIPGAAQKDLRALVSLPGKLGAYAWAVLGPTLAYSASLVGEAADDVLAIDTAMKLGYNWSYGPFELIDRLGSDALAKRLEAEGIAVPEILRIAAGRPFYRVEGGQRQFLGLDGDYHAITRPEGVLLLEDIKAASKPLLKNGSAALWDVGDGVVALEFTGKMNALDGDVMSLIGKAIPLVASQYKALVVYNEGRNFSAGANLGLALFALNIAAWGEVDKLVAGGQQAYKALKYAPFPVVAAPYGLALGGGCEVCLNADAVQAHAETYIGLVECGVGLIPGWGGCGEMIQRFAENPRLPKGPMPAVAKAFETISTATVAKSAANAKEVGYLRPSDGITMNRDRLLADAKAKALALAEGYQPPAPPTFRLPGAGGKAALDLAVQGFRARGLATPYDEVVAGRLAHVLSGGESDLVDTITEEQMLTMEREQFVQLVRDPRTLARIETMLATGKPLRN; from the coding sequence ATGAGCGGCGTTTCCAAAGTCTGTGTCATCGGCGCGGGCACCATGGGCGCTGGCATTGCGGCGCAAGTCGCCAATGCGGGCGTGCCGGTGCTGCTGCTCGATATGGTGACCGAAGGGCCGGATCGCAGCGTGGTGGCGCGCAAGGCGCTGGAACGCCTTGGCAAGTCCGAACCGGCCGCCTTTATGAGCAAAGCCGCAGCCAAGCTGGTCGAAGTCGGCAACATCGAGGACGATCTGGCCAAGGTCGCGGATTGCGACTGGGTGATCGAGGCGATCATCGAAAAGATCGAGGCCAAGCAGGCGCTGTATGAAAGACTGGAAGCGGTGCGCAAGCCCGGCAGCGCGGTGTCGTCAAACACCTCGACCATGCCGCTGGCCGTGTTGACGCAGGGCCGCAGCGAGGCGTTCCAGCGCGATTTCCTCATCACCCATTTCTTCAACCCGCCGCGCTATATGCGCCTGCTGGAGGTGGTCGCCGGGCCGCAGAGCGATCCCGCGCTGGTCGCCGGGATCAGTGCTTTTGCCGATCGCGCTCTGGGCAAGAGCGTGGTGACGGCGCGCGACACGCCGGGCTTTATCGCCAACCGCGTCGGCACCTTCTGGCTGCAGTCGGCGGTGAATGCCGCTTTCGATCTGGGCGTGTCGGTGGAGGACGCCGATGCCATCGCGGGCAAGCCGATGGGCGTGCCAAAGACCGGCATCTTCGGGCTTGTCGATCTGGTGGGCATCGATCTGATGCCCTATCTCAAGACCAGCCTGACGCGCAGCCTGCCGCAGGACGATCCCTATCAGGCCATCGCCAAGGATCATCCGCTGATCCTCAAGATGATCGCTGACGGCTACACGGGCCGCAAGGGCAAGGGCGGCTTCTACCGCATCAACCGCGAGGCGGGGAAGGTGAAGGAGGCCATCGATCTGGCCACCGGAGACTACCGCAAGGCCGCCAAGCCTGTGTCGATCCCGGGCGCGGCGCAGAAGGATCTGCGCGCGCTGGTCAGCCTGCCGGGCAAGCTGGGCGCTTACGCCTGGGCGGTGCTGGGGCCGACTTTGGCCTATTCCGCCTCTCTGGTGGGCGAGGCGGCGGATGATGTCCTCGCCATCGATACGGCGATGAAGCTGGGCTACAACTGGAGCTACGGCCCCTTCGAGCTGATCGACCGGCTGGGCAGCGATGCGCTGGCCAAACGTCTGGAAGCCGAGGGCATCGCCGTGCCCGAAATCCTGCGCATCGCGGCGGGGCGTCCGTTCTACCGCGTGGAGGGTGGCCAGCGTCAGTTCCTCGGTCTCGATGGCGATTATCACGCCATCACCCGCCCCGAAGGCGTGCTGCTGCTGGAGGACATCAAGGCCGCCTCCAAGCCTCTGCTGAAGAACGGTTCGGCGGCGCTATGGGATGTGGGCGACGGCGTTGTCGCGCTGGAGTTCACCGGCAAGATGAACGCGCTCGACGGTGATGTGATGAGCCTGATCGGCAAGGCCATCCCGCTGGTGGCCAGCCAGTACAAGGCGCTGGTGGTCTACAATGAGGGTCGTAACTTCTCCGCCGGGGCCAATCTGGGGCTGGCGCTGTTTGCGCTCAACATCGCGGCATGGGGTGAGGTCGACAAGCTCGTGGCCGGTGGCCAGCAGGCTTACAAGGCGCTGAAATATGCCCCATTCCCGGTGGTGGCCGCGCCCTATGGTCTCGCGCTGGGCGGCGGCTGCGAGGTCTGCCTCAATGCCGATGCCGTGCAGGCCCATGCCGAAACTTACATCGGCCTAGTCGAATGCGGCGTGGGGTTGATCCCCGGCTGGGGCGGCTGCGGCGAGATGATCCAGCGTTTCGCCGAGAACCCCAGGCTGCCCAAGGGGCCGATGCCCGCCGTGGCCAAGGCCTTCGAGACGATCTCCACCGCCACCGTCGCCAAATCGGCGGCCAATGCCAAGGAGGTGGGCTATCTGCGCCCCAGCGACGGCATCACCATGAACCGTGATCGCCTGCTGGCCGATGCCAAGGCCAAGGCTCTTGCGCTGGCCGAGGGCTATCAGCCGCCCGCGCCGCCGACCTTCCGCCTGCCGGGCGCCGGGGGCAAGGCCGCGCTCGATCTGGCGGTGCAGGGCTTCCGCGCGCGAGGTCTCGCCACGCCTTATGACGAGGTTGTCGCAGGCCGGCTGGCCCATGTGCTGAGCGGCGGCGAGTCCGATCTGGTCGACACCATCACCGAGGAGCAGATGCTGACGATGGAGCGCGAACAATTCGTGCAGCTGGTGCGCGATCCGCGAACGCTGGCGCGCATCGAGACGATGCTGGCCACCGGCAAGCCGCTCAGGAACTGA
- a CDS encoding PaaI family thioesterase, whose protein sequence is MSGVDQVLALKEVMSRSPMMRLLEVEVISAHPGEVVMRATPDHRFDNQVGIAHGGYIASLLDNACGAAAHSVLDGKHYCLTLEIKVAFLRAIDANSGPLDIIGRVQKGGRQVVVTEGVIRDARGTDLATATSTLIVQPIPTAS, encoded by the coding sequence ATGAGCGGCGTGGATCAGGTGCTGGCGCTGAAAGAGGTGATGTCTCGCTCGCCGATGATGCGTTTGCTGGAGGTCGAGGTGATCTCCGCGCATCCCGGCGAGGTGGTGATGCGCGCCACGCCTGATCACCGCTTCGACAATCAGGTGGGCATCGCCCATGGCGGCTATATCGCCAGCCTGCTCGACAATGCCTGCGGGGCGGCGGCGCATTCGGTGCTGGACGGCAAGCATTACTGCCTGACGCTGGAAATCAAGGTGGCGTTCTTACGCGCCATCGATGCCAACAGCGGTCCGCTCGACATCATCGGGCGGGTGCAGAAGGGCGGGCGTCAGGTGGTGGTGACCGAAGGCGTGATCCGTGACGCGCGGGGAACCGATCTGGCCACGGCCACCTCCACGCTGATCGTCCAGCCCATTCCGACAGCTTCGTAA
- a CDS encoding DUF2147 domain-containing protein, whose product MSLMLMAAALMAQSVAPAAAPTGGTANTAIGRWATPTKQGVVEIRHCGGSICGTLVDSEGIRANSDLRDIYNKNEAQRSRILKGIEILRDFRQMPWGWDKGTIYNADDGGTYKATITVMDSDTLNVKGCIVWPLCKSQTWKRIK is encoded by the coding sequence ATGAGCCTGATGCTGATGGCAGCAGCCCTGATGGCCCAAAGCGTGGCACCAGCGGCCGCGCCCACCGGCGGCACCGCCAACACGGCGATCGGCCGCTGGGCCACGCCGACCAAACAGGGCGTGGTGGAAATTCGCCATTGCGGCGGATCGATCTGCGGCACGCTGGTCGATTCCGAGGGCATCCGCGCCAATTCCGACCTGCGCGACATTTACAACAAGAATGAGGCCCAGCGCAGCCGCATCCTCAAAGGCATCGAGATCCTGCGCGATTTCCGCCAGATGCCCTGGGGTTGGGACAAGGGCACCATCTACAACGCCGATGATGGAGGCACGTACAAGGCCACGATCACCGTTATGGATTCCGATACGCTCAATGTGAAAGGCTGCATCGTCTGGCCGCTGTGCAAGAGCCAGACCTGGAAACGCATCAAGTAA